The proteins below are encoded in one region of Aphanothece sacrum FPU1:
- a CDS encoding type II toxin-antitoxin system HicB family antitoxin: MRYKVTLKKTDEGYAIWCPNLPGCCSQGETKEEALNNIKDAIESYLFVQEQLKQDEESCYVEVEVNYP, from the coding sequence ATGCGTTATAAAGTCACCCTAAAAAAGACCGATGAAGGATATGCTATTTGGTGTCCAAACTTGCCTGGATGTTGTTCTCAAGGAGAAACAAAAGAAGAAGCTTTAAACAATATTAAAGATGCAATAGAATCGTACTTGTTTGTTCAGGAACAGCTTAAACAAGATGAAGAGTCTTGTTATGTAGAAGTTGAAGTTAATTATCCCTAA